Proteins from a single region of Ammospiza nelsoni isolate bAmmNel1 chromosome 28, bAmmNel1.pri, whole genome shotgun sequence:
- the LOC132085106 gene encoding olfactory receptor 6M1-like yields MGPENETAVTEFILEGFPELDPRLQVFLSLVLLLMYLTTVMGNATIIFLVCVDHYLQTPMYFFISNLAFLEIWFTSSTSIKLFVMLSSGQNTLSLSSCFAQNYFYFAMGCTEFMLLVVMSFDRYVAICQPLLYAAIMKPQLCVRLVVAAWILSFALLSYRLLFLSKLSFCGSKIPHFFCDNSPLFKLSCSDTRLLWKIDSVFISCVVLGSLCLTLAFYICIVFCVLHLPAGSGRKKALTTCSSHLITLSIAYGSCIALYTRPAEVVSLSTNRSVALLNTVLYPFLNPFIYSLRNKPVILALSKSIARARTKLFP; encoded by the coding sequence ATGGGACcagaaaatgaaacagcagTTACTGAGTTCATCCTAGAGGGTTTCCCAGAGCTGGATCCAAGGCTGCAGGTATTTTTATCTCTGGTCCTTCTGCTCATGTACCTGACAACAGTGATGGGGAATGCAACCatcattttccttgtgtgtgtGGATCACTACCTGCAAACCCCGATGTACTTTTTCATCAGCAACCTGGCCTTCCTGGAAATCTGGTTTACATCCTCCACAAGCATCAAACTGTTTGTGATGCTGAGTTCTGGTCAGAACACTCTCTCACTAAGCAGCTGCTTTGCCCAAAACTATTTCTATTTTGCTATGGGCTGCACAGAGTTCATGCTGCTTGTTGTCATGTCCTTTGACCGCTATGTTGCCATCTGCCAACCTTTGCTCTATGCTGCCATCATGAAGCCTCAGCTCTGTGTCCGCCTGGTTGTTGCTGCTTGGATCCTCAGCTTTGCCCTGCTGAGCTACCGGCTGCTCTTCCTCTCCAAGCTGTCCTTCTGTGGCTCCAAGATCCCCCATTTCTTTTGTGACAACTCCCCCTTGTTCAAACTGTCCTGCTCTGACACCAGACTGCTCTGGAAAATAGACTCTGTCTTCATATCCTGTGTTGTGCTGGGTTCCTTGTGTTTGACTCTGGCATTTTACATCTGCATCGTTTTCTGTGTTCTGCATCTTCCAGCAGGCTCTGGGAGGAAGAAAGCTTTGACTACGTGTTCTTCCCATCTCATCACCTTATCCATTGCCTACGGGAGCTGCATTGCTCTCTACACACGTCCTGCAGAAGTTGTTTCCTTGAGCACCAACAGAAGTGTAGCTCTGCTGAATACAGTCCTGTACCCATTCTTAAATCCATTCATCTACAGCCTTCGGAACAAACCTGTAATCCTGGCCTTGAGCAAATCCATTGCAAGGGCAAGAACAAAGCTTTTCCCCTAA